From Oscillatoria sp. FACHB-1406:
GGATTCTAAAAAGGGCGAAAAACCTCGGTATCAGAGCGTGAGAAACCGAGGCCGAGCTATGTCGCACAGAGGGCTACTATTTGTCGTGCGGAATGTGGGTTTAACGTAGTGGGGAATCGAGTGAAAACTCGCTAACATGAGAAGCAGTAGAAACAAAAGTTTTAAATTTGAGAGCTAAGTTCGTGTTATGCAAAACTTACCCAATCGCCTCAATCGCTTTTTAGATAACGCCTCAGAAATGGATAATGCGTTGGAAAGTTATATTCAGTCTCTTTCTGCCGAGGCGATCGCGCAACTCTCTAAACCCAATCCAGAAGCGTTGCACGTCATGGAACGCAATATTATTAGTATGCTGGGCGGCTTACCCTCAGAACACTTTGAGGTGACGATCTCCACCAGTCGGGAAAACTTAGGTCGATTGCTCGCCTCAGCAATGATGAGCGGCTACTTTCTCAATAACGCTCAACAGCGGATGGAACTCGAAAAGTCCTTTCAGTAAGCCGAGATTCTCTTACGGCTAACGCACAATTTTAATTAGACGCGCGTAGGAACCTTATCTGCAATTGTTCCTACGCATTGTGCT
This genomic window contains:
- a CDS encoding DUF760 domain-containing protein, producing the protein MDNALESYIQSLSAEAIAQLSKPNPEALHVMERNIISMLGGLPSEHFEVTISTSRENLGRLLASAMMSGYFLNNAQQRMELEKSFQ